TCGAGCTTTATGAATCGATCAAGGGCGAGCCGCCGCTGCGCACCATCAAGGCCTATTGTGCGGGCTGCATTCCCACCACGCCGGCCATGGATGCGTCACCCGACGAGCAGTATGAGGCGCATCCGAAGAAACACTGTCTGTATGAGGGGCTCGAGGAAAGCGAGTTGCCGGACTTTTTCACGCCACGGACCGAGCCGATCACCCAGAACCGATAGCCGCAACCAGGTTTCGCGAAGATCATTCTTCGCGCACGAAGGGGTTGGTCTCGCGTTCCTGGCCCAGGGTGGAGGCGCCACCATGACCCGGTACGAAGGTCACGTCGTCGCCCAAGGGCCAAAGCTGCTCACGAATCGAGTTGAGCAGCGTGTCATGGTCGCCGCCCGGGAGGTCCGTACGGCCGATCGAGCCCTGGAACAGCACATCGCCGACGAAGGCGACGCGTGAGACCGGTTCGAAGAAGATGATATGTCCCGGCGTGTGGCCCGGGCAGAAGCGTACTTCGAATGTGAGATTGCCGACGGTGACGCTGTCACCCTGATCGAGCCAGCGTGACGGCGTGAAGGGCCTTCCGGCCTCGACCCCGAACCGCGCCCCCTGTTCGGCCAACTGCTCGATCCAGAACCTGTCCTCGATATGCGGTCCCTCGATAGGAACCCCGAGCTGTTCCGACAGATCGGCGGCCGCGCCTGCGTGATCGATATGGCCGTGGGTCAGCAATATCTTCTCGACGGCGACCCCCTGTTCCTCGATCGCCGCATTGATTCGCTCGATCTCGCCGCCGGGATCGACGACCGCGGCCTTGTTGGTTTCGGTGCACCAGAGAACCGAGCAGTTCTGCTGGAACGCGGTGACGGGGATGATGACGGCTTTCATGGGGCATCCATGGCGTTCTGAGGGGGGTCGACTACCGGCGCAGATCCGGAATGTTGCGGTGACTTATAGCCGAAAACGCGTGTTGCCGGTCTCATCGGGAATTTTCGGGCCGGCGGCCTCGGCGCGGCAGTTATCAAAGCTTTCGGGATTAATTGACATACGTCAAAGCGACGCGACTTCGCACCTGCAACAAGCGGGATGAAGGCCGTGTCGGTTGGTGGCCTTGACGTTGAATGGATTTGGGGACGACACCATGAACGGACTAGCACTCTTTGGGCTTGGGATCGCGGCGGCACTTGGTTTGGGCGTTGCGGCGGGCGCGGCGGATGAGGGGATGCGCATCCATGCGATGCTCTTCGCCGGGGCGGCCATCATCGCCGTGTTCTTCCTGATTAACAGAATCTATGAATCGAAGGTCAGCCTGGCAACCGGGCCGGACAGTGTCGAATACAATGACGGTATCGTCCGTGCCGGCGCGATCGCGTCCGTTTTCTGGGGGCTGGTCGGATTCCTCGTTGGCCTGACGCTTGCCCTGCAATTGGCGTTTCCGGTCCTCAATTTCGATACCGCATGGCTGAATTTCGGCCGGCTGCGCCCGCTGCATACCTCGGCGGTGATTTTCGCCTTCGGTGGCAATGTCCTGATCATGTCGTCCTTCTATGTGGTTCAGCGAACCTGTCGCACACGACTTGCCGGTGACCTGGCCCCCTGGTTCGTATTCTGGGGGTACCAGTTGTTCATCGTCCTGGCCGCGACGGGCTACCTGCTGGGGGTCACCCAGTCCAAGGAGTATGCGGAGCCCGAATGGTATGTCGATTTGTGGCTGACGATTGTCTGGGTGACCTACTTGCTGGTCTTCCTGGCCACGCTGTGGAAGCGTCGCGAGCCGCATATCTATGTCGCGAACTGGTTCTTCCTCGCCTTCATCGTCACGGTGGCGATGCTGCATCTGGTGAACAATGCGACGGTGCCTGTGAGCCTCATGGGTTCCAAGAGTTATATCGCCTGGTCGGGTGTACAGGATGCGCTGACCCAGTGGTGGTACGCGCATAACGCCGTCGGCTTCTTCCTGACAGCCGGTTTCCTGGGCATCATGTATTATTTCCTGCCCAAGCAGGCGGATCGGCCGATCTTCTCGTACCGGCTTTCGATCATCCATTTCT
This is a stretch of genomic DNA from Alphaproteobacteria bacterium. It encodes these proteins:
- a CDS encoding MBL fold metallo-hydrolase, with protein sequence MKAVIIPVTAFQQNCSVLWCTETNKAAVVDPGGEIERINAAIEEQGVAVEKILLTHGHIDHAGAAADLSEQLGVPIEGPHIEDRFWIEQLAEQGARFGVEAGRPFTPSRWLDQGDSVTVGNLTFEVRFCPGHTPGHIIFFEPVSRVAFVGDVLFQGSIGRTDLPGGDHDTLLNSIREQLWPLGDDVTFVPGHGGASTLGQERETNPFVREE
- the ccoN gene encoding cytochrome-c oxidase, cbb3-type subunit I, with amino-acid sequence MNGLALFGLGIAAALGLGVAAGAADEGMRIHAMLFAGAAIIAVFFLINRIYESKVSLATGPDSVEYNDGIVRAGAIASVFWGLVGFLVGLTLALQLAFPVLNFDTAWLNFGRLRPLHTSAVIFAFGGNVLIMSSFYVVQRTCRTRLAGDLAPWFVFWGYQLFIVLAATGYLLGVTQSKEYAEPEWYVDLWLTIVWVTYLLVFLATLWKRREPHIYVANWFFLAFIVTVAMLHLVNNATVPVSLMGSKSYIAWSGVQDALTQWWYAHNAVGFFLTAGFLGIMYYFLPKQADRPIFSYRLSIIHFWSLIFLYIWAGPHHLHFTALPDWAQTLGMVFSVMLWMPSWGGMVNGLMTLSGAWDKIRTDPLIRFMVVSLAFYGMSTFEGPLMAIRTVNALSHYTDWTIGHVHSGALGWVAYISFAAIYFVVPPLWGQARLYSLRLVNVHFWISSIGIVLYITAMWVSGILQGLMWRAYDNLGFLEFSFIETVEAMHPFYVIRAVGGLLFVIGMLVMIYNLWRTIRGEVRAEAPMAGTAAARA